The Palleronia sp. THAF1 genome contains the following window.
GCGAAGCGGCGAACGGCGGTGAGGCGATCACCTTCTTCGAAGTCACGACCGCCGCCGCTTTATTGGCATTCGCGGAAACGCCTGCTGATTACACGCTGTTGGAAGTGGGTCTCGGCGGTCGTCTCGACGCGACCAATGTGATCGACCCTGCGCTGTGCGTGATCACGCCGGTCTCCATCGACCATCAGCAATATCTGGGCGACACGCTGGCGCAGATCGCGGGGGAGAAGGCGGGCATCCTGAAGCGTGGTGTGCCCTGCATCGTCGGCCCGCAAGAGGACGACGCGCTGGACGTGATCGAGGCGCGCGCCGAACGGCTGGGTGCGCCGCTTCGCGCCTATGGCCAGCACTGGCACGTGTCCGAGGAACGCGACCGGTTGGTCTATCAGGATGAACGCGGCCTTCTCGACCTGCCGCTGCCCATTCTGCCAGGCGCGCATCAGATCGCGAACGCGGGCGCGGCGCTGGCTGTGCTGCGGGAGTTGGGCGCCTCCGAAGAGGCTTGCGAAGCCGCCGTCACCCGCGCCGTCTGGCCCGCCAGGATGCAGCGGTTGATGCAGGGGCCGTTGGTGGATGCGGCCCCTGATGCGCAGATCATCTTGGACGGCGGCCACAATCCGGCGGCGGGCGTGGCCATTTCCGCGACGCTGGCACGGATGCCCAAACGGCCGACGCACCTGGTCTGCGGGATGCTGAACACGAAGGATGTGTCGGGCTATCTGCGCCCCTTGGCCGCCCATGCCGAAAGCCTGACGGCTGTTTCGATCCCCGGTGAGGCCAACACTCTGCCCGCAGAGACAACGGCTGACGCGGCGCGCGGTGTCGGAATGAAGGCACAAGTGGCCGAAGATGTGCTGGAGGCAGTGAAGGCCATCGCCCGCGATACGCCCAACGCGCGCATCCTGATTTGCGGTTCGCTGTACCTTGCCGGCCGCGTGCTGCGCGAAAACGGCTAGGCCTTCGCGCCGCGCTTGCCCGATCCCAGCATCGGTGCCGCGTCCTCGTCCAGCGGCCATCGGGGGCGAGCAGGAAGGTCCATGCCATCTCGGCGGCCCAAGGCGAACAACTCCGACCCCACCCAGGCGATCATCGCGGCGTTGTCGGTGCACAGGGCCAATGGCGGGGCGAGGAAGGGGATCGGCGTGACCTGTTCCAGCGCCGTGCGAACAGCGCCGTTCGCCGCAACGCCGCCCGCGACCGCGAAAGCCGTTGCATCGGGGCACAGAAGCAGCGCGCGGCGCGCCTTCTCGGCCAGAACATCGGCGACCGCTGCTTGGAACCCCGCGCAGATGTCGGCACGAACGGATGAGGGTAGGGCGCCATTGACCAACGCCCCGTCCCGCGCGCGCAGAACGGCGGTCTTCAGGCCAGAGAACGACAGATCGCAGCCGTCGCGGTCCAGCAGGGGGCGCGGGAAGCGAAAGGCTGTTGGATCGCCGTCGCGCGCGGCCGCTTCGACCGCGGGGCCGCCGGGCTGGGGCAAGCCCAGCAGCTTTGCAACCTTGTCGAAGGCCTCTCCCGGTGCATCGTCGATGGTTCCGCCGAGCCGCGTGAAGCGTTCTGCGCTGTCGACGCGCAGGAATTGGCAGTGCCCGCCGGAGACCAGAAGCATCAGGTAGGGATAGGCGACGTTATCGGTCAGGCGCGGTGTCAGCGCGTGGCCTGCAAGGTGATTCACCCCGATCAGCGGCAGTCCCGTCGCGGCGGCAATGCCCTTGGCGCACATGACGCCCGACATCACGCCACCGATCAGCCCCGGTCCGGCCGTCACCGCCACGGCATCCAGATCGTGCAGTCCGACACCCGCCTGCGCCAGTGCAGACTCCACGCACAGGTCCAGCTTTTCCACATGCGCCCGCGCCGCGATCTCTGGCACGACACCGCCGAAATCGGCGTGCAGGTCGGTTTGCGAAGATACGACGGTCGACAGGATATCCCGACCGCGCAGGACGGCAGCGGCGGTATCGTCGCAACTGGATTCGATGCCTAGGATCAAAGGGGTCATGGGGCAGCCGTTCGGAAGGGTCGGATGGGCCTATCACTCGGGCCCTCGTCCGTCCATAAAGCTTGCCATGATCGTGTTGACCCGCCCTCTTCCTGCCGCGCAGCGATTCGCGCGGATGTTGCGTCGGGCGGGTGCGACGGACCCGATCCTGTTTTCGCCCATCATTCGGATCGAATTGACCGGACAGGGCGCGCTGCCCGCTGGCACGCTGGTGTTCACCTCGGAAAATGGCGTCCACGCGGCGGCTGCGATGGGCGCTTTGGTGGGGCGGGACGTGATCGCCGTCGGCCCGCGCACCGCCGCTTCCGCCCGCGCGCAGGGGGCGCGGGTTACGGTTGGAAGCGGTGACGTGCAAACGCTGGCCGAAATGCTGATCGCCCAAGCAGGCGGGCCTTTCGTCCACCTGCACGGCGCGCATGTTACCGGCGATCTCGTCGGAAATCTGCGGGCCGCAGGACTTCAGGCCGCCGCCCGTGTGATCTACAACCAAACGCCGCATGCGCTGACAGAAGCTGCCCGCAACGCGCTTAAGTCCGACCGTCCCAGCGTCTTGCCGTTGTTCTCGGCAAAGTCCGCTGAATGGGTTGCGCAGGACCTTGCAGAGCAGCCTTCGAAAACGCTCATGGTTGCGCTGAGCGCGCAGGTGCGGGAAAGCTGGCCATGGTCAGGTGCGGCACTAGTTGCTGAAAGAACCGAAATCGGCGGTATGTGCGCTGCCGTGATGCAGGCCGTCAGCGGCCGAACGGGTGAAGGGGAATGATATCGTGAGCGAGACCGAGACCACCGAAACGTCGCAGGATACGCCCAGCCAGGCGTCCGAACCGACGGCTACGAAGTCTTCTGGCGGCGGAGGGTCCGTTCTGGCCGTCTTGCTCGGCGGCGTTCTGGCGGGCGGGATCGGCTATCTTGCCGCCTATTATACAGAGTTCGGCCTGTTCCAAACCGGCGACGCCGACGGATCGGACGAGATCTCGACCCTGATCGAAGAGCAGATCGCGCGTCTGAACGATGTCGAATCGCGTCTGGAAGGTGTCGGCGACACCAGCGCCGTCGATGCCGTGCAGTCCGAAGTGCAAAGCGTGAATGAACAACTTGGTGGTCTTGCGTCGCGCCTTGAGGGGATCGAAGGCGCATCCGGTCCCGATCTAACGCCGCTGGATGAGCGGCTTTCTTCGCTGGAAGAGCAGATCGGTCAACTCAGCCAGCAGATCGGCAACCCCGAAGCGACCGAGACGGACGCGACTCAATCGCAGCAGCTGGCAGACCTGACTTCGGAGCTTGATGCGCTGAGCGCCCGGATCGAGGAGCAGTCCGCCACTCTGGAAGAGCAGACCGCCGCCATCGAAGAGGCGCGCACCGCCGCGCAAAGCGAAGCGAACCGCATCGCCGCCCAAAGTGCCATCGCAGGCATTCGAACGGCCATCGAAAGCGGCGAAAGCTACGCTGACTCGATCGGCGCGCTGGAGTCCTCTTCCGACATGACCGCGCCCGAAGCGCTGTCTGCGTCGGCTGCTGATGGCGTTGCGACGCTGGCGTCGCTGCAGGATAGCTTCCCCGCTGCATCCCGCGATGCACTCTCCGCATCGGTGGCTGAAACCGCCGGTGACAGCCCGGTGGATCGCTTTGGCGCCTTTTTGCGCGCGCAGACCAACGCCCGTTCTTTGGGCGAGCGCGAGGGCGACGATCCCGACGCGATCCTGTCCCGCGCCGAAGCGCGCCTGTCCGAAGGCGACCTGCAGGCAACACTGACCGAACTGCAGGCTCTGCCCGAAGAGGGCCGCGCCGCCATGTCGGACTGGATCGAGCGTGCGCAGACACGTGAAGCCGCCAAGTCCGCCCTGTCCGAACTTTCCGCATCCTGAATATCCGAGGACACTCCATGCTCTGGTCTCTCATCAAGGTCGTCGTCTTCTTTGCCATCATCGGTCTTCTGGCCGTAGGTGCGGGACAGCTGCTGAACGCCGACGGCTCGATCCGTATTGCTGTGGCAAATACCGAAGTCACGCTTGGGCCGCTTCAGGCCGCCATTGCAGCGATCCTTTTGATCGTTGCGGTCTGGATCACGCTGAAGGTTTTGGCGCTGATCTGGGCTCTGATTCGCTTCCTCAATGGGGATGAGACGGCCGTATCGCGCTATTTCTCACGCAACCGCGAGAAAAAGGGCCTGAACGCCTTGGCCGAAGCAATGCTGGCGCTGGCCGCGGGTGAGGGCAAGGAAGCGCAAGCCAAGGCAGAGCGTGCTGAAAAGTACCTCGACCGTCCCGATCTGACGAATCTGCTGATCGCGCAGGGTGCCGAGATGACGGGTGACACGTCGAAGGCCGAGGGCGTCTACAAGCGTCTTGTGCAGGACGACCGAACCAAGTTCGTCGGCGTGCGTGGCTTGATGAAGCAGCAATTACAGGCAGGCAATTCCGAGACAGCGCTGGCGCTGGCGGAGAAAGCGTTCGAACTGAAGCCCAAGCACGAAGAGACGCAGGACACCTTGCTGAAACTCCAGGCCGCCAAGCACGACTGGGCGGGTGCACGTCAGACCTTGGGCGCCAAGCTGAAGTACGGCACCCTGCCGCGCGATGTGCACAAGCGCCGCGATGCTGTGCTGGCGCTGTCAGAGGCAAAGGATGTCGTTGCCGAAGATTCCTCGATCGATGTGCGCGAGAAAGCGATCGAGGCGAACCGCAAGTCGCCGGACCTGATCCCGGCTGCCGTGATGGCCGCGCGCGGCTACATCCGCAACAACCAGGAACGCTACGCCACCCGCGTTTTGAAGAAAGCATGGGAAGCGCAGCCGCATCCAGACCTCGCCGCAGCATACGCCGACATCGCGCCGAACGAGACCCCTGCACAGCGCGTGCGCCGGTTCAGCACTTTGACGCGGCTCAAGCCCGATCACCCCGAAACCAAGATGCTTCTGGCCGAACTGCAGATCGCGAACGAAGATTTCCCCGCAGCACGTCGCGCGCTGGGCGATCTGGCAACGGCGCAGCCGACCGCGCGGGCGGTCACTATCATGGCCGCCATCGAGCGTGGCGAAGGTGCGGACGACGCAGTGGTACGCGGGTGGTTGACCCGTGCGCTGACCGTGTCGCGCGGCCCGCAATGGGTCTGCGACAACTGCCACACCGTGCATTCGGAATGGGGACCGATCTGCGGTAACTGCGGCGCGTTCGACACCCTGTCGTGGACGGAGCCGTCCGAGGGCACGGTCGCCATGCCCAAACAGACAGAGATGCTGCCGTTGATCGTCGGTCAGGTCGAAGACAAGCGCACCGAAGTCGAGGATGCAGAGCCGGTGGTTGTCGAGGAACCGAAGCCCGACCAGACGCCCGCCGCCGCACCGGTGAAGCACGAGGAACCCGCGCCCGATCCCGCCGAGGAAGGGGTGCAGACCCCGCCTGTCAGCGAGGACACGCATCAGGATGCCGTCAGCGTTCCCGAGGCGGAAGTGATTGTTCCGCAAGATCAGCGAAAAGAGGCGAACTCCAAGGCAAAGTAGCCCTTTCCCTCCGGAGCGGGCCTTGTTACAGACCGCGCCGGTAGGCCGCTGTAGCTCAGCTGGTAGAGCACGTCATTCGTAATGATGGGGTCGGGGGTTCGAGTCCCTTCAGCGGCACCACTTATCACTCAAGGCCTTTGGGGGATGAGTAACGGCATGGAAAGTAGGCTTCTGCGAAAAACTTTCGACTTGTCCGGTCTCTCGCCACTCACGTCCGGAACTCGCCGACAAGTCTACATGCTGGACGATGTGAGTCCGCCTTTGGTTCTTAAGGTCATTGATCTGGAATATGAGATCGCTCGGCTATCGCCCGCCAAACGCTTCATTCGGAAGTGGATGCCCCTGTCACATCATCGAATGATGATCCGGGAAGCGTCTCACCAAGGTCGGGTCGCGATTAAGGCTGGGCCGTGCGCGCCAAAGATTCCACTGCCCCAGTTCCGCGGGCTGGTTCAGACCAGTCGGGGGCCAGGAGCAGTCTGGGAGGCCCTTACGGCCGATAATGGAACCTTGGCGCCAACGCTGAGCGAAGAAATCACCCGGCTCGGCTCGGTCGAGACATTTCTTCCGCAGATCAATCGTCTTCTCGAACAGATACTGGCGTTCGGCATTCTTGTGCTCGATTTCCATCCGGGCAACGTTGTGGTGAGCGGCTGGGAGGATGGACCGGAATTAGTCCTGATCGACGGTTTCGGTCGGCAACACCTTGTTCCCATCCGCGAAGTGTTTCCACGCCTGGGTCGGAAAAGGCTGTTTGCGCAGTGCGAAATCTTCGCACGCAAGACGGGGTGTAAATGGGATCCCGTGGCGCGAAAGTTCGTCGGCAAGGCTTCTTCTGGCTAAAGCCAGTCGCGCAAAATCGGGATCAGGGGCAGATCGGCAGGCGGCATAGGATAATCGCGCATGTCGCGCGGGTGAACCCACTTCAGTGCTTGGCCTTCTTGCGGCTGGGGTGTGCCTTCCCATTTGCGACAGGCGAAAAGAGGCATAAGCAGGTGGAAGTCATCGTAGGCGTGGCTGGCGAAGGTCAGCGGGGCAAGGCAAGAGGCCCAGGTGTCGATTCCCAGCTCTTCCTGCAACTCGCGGATCAGAGCGTCTTCGGGGCGTTCATCGGGTTCGACCTTGCCGCCTGGAAACTCCCACAGGCCCGCCATCGACTTGCCTTCGGGGCGCTGCGCCAGAAGCACGCGACCATCGCGGTCGATCAGGGCGACGGCAGAAACGAGTACGATCTTCACGAGCGGTAGTCCGCGTTGATCTGGATATAGGCATGGGTCAGATCGCAGGTCCACATGGTCGCTGTACCGTCGCCCAGCCCCATGTCCACGCAGATCACTAGGTCCTGCGCCTTCATGTAGGCCGCGCCTTTTTCCTCGGCGTAGTCCGGGCTGACCCAACCGTCGCGCGCGACTTCTATGTCGCCGAAGCGGATCGACAGGCGGTCGCGGTCGGCCTTTGCGCCGGACTTGCCGACGGCCATGACGATCCGACCCCAGTTGGGATCCTCTCCGGCAATAGCGGTCTTCACCAATGGTGAATTGGCGATGGAACTGGCCACCTTGCGCGCATCGGCGTCGCTATCCGCACCCGTCACGGCGACTTCGACGAACTTCGTCGCCCCTTCGCCGTCGCGCACGACCTGATGCGACAGGTCCAGCATGACGGCGTGCAGCGCATCCTCAAAAGCGCCGCCGCGCGCCGTCACAGCAGCGCTGCGCCCGGTGGCGGCCATGAGAAGAGTGTCAGAGGTAGAGGTGTCGCCGTCCACCGTAATGCAGTTGAACGTCCGGTCATTCAGCGCCGATACCATGTCCTGCAATAGCGCGCGCTCGATCTTCGCGTCGGTGAAGATGTAGACCAGCATCGTTGCCATATCTGGCGCGATCATGCCGGACCCCTTGGCGATGCCCGCGATGCGCACGGTCTGACCGTCGATCTGCACCTCTTGGACAGATCCCTTGGGGAAGGTGTCCGTCGTCATGATAGCCTGTGCTGCGCCGCTGATGCCGTTCGGTGCCAGCCCATTCATCAGGTCGTCCAGCGCGCCCGTGATGCGGTCGTCGGGCAAACGCTCGCCGATCACGCCGGTGGAGGAGGTGAAGACGCGATTGCGATCCAATCCCGTGCGGCCCGCAACGGCGGCGCAGATCCGCGCCACCGACTCGTCGCCCGCTTTGCCGGTGAAGGCATTGGAGTTGCCGCTGTTCACGATGATCGCAGCGCCGTCTCCGTCGCCACCGATCTTCGCCTCGCAATCCAGCACGTTGGCGGAACGGGTTGACGAACGTGTGAAGACGCCCGCCACCACGGTTCCCGGATCGCACAGGGCCAGCATCACATCGGTGCGGCCCTTGTAGCGCACGCCCGCCGCGACACTGGCGAAGCGCACCCCGTCGATGACCGGCAGGTCGGGGAAGGAGGCGGGCGCCAGCGGCGAGAGGGTGGGCATTGGCGCTTAGTCCAGAAGGGCGTCGTTACGGATGATCGCCGGGTCGATCTCTGTCTCGGCCTCGGTCATCTCGGCATCCTCGACGGCGCTGGTGGCCAGGCCTTCGATGGCTTCGATCTGCAACTGCCCTTCGATGTCGGCGCGCACTTCTTCCAGCGACGGCACGGCTTCTTCACGCGTATCGTTCAGCTTGATCACATGCCAGCCGAACTGCGTCTCGACCGGACCGGCAACCGCGCCGACTTCCATCTCTTGCACGGCAGCATCGAACGGGCCGACCATCGCGCCAGCGCCGAACCAGCCCAGCTCGCCACCCGAGGGGCCTGAGGGGCCAGTGGAGTTCGCGATCGCCAGTTCGGCGAAGTCTGCGCCGCCGTCCAACTCTTCGATCAACGCCTGCGCCTCTTCCTCTGTCTCCACCAGGATGTGGCTGGCGTTGTATTCGGTCGTCGGCTCCACGCCGCCATATTCGGCGTCATAGGCGGCCTGCACCTGCTCTTCGGTCACGGCGTCTGCAGCCAAACGCTGGATCACTTCCCCGGCAACCAGCGCGCGACGCTCGTTCTCGATCGTCAGCTCACCGCGGGTGGACAGGCCGTCGGCCTGCGCACCAAGGGCGGTCTGCTGCACCAACTGCTCCAAAATACCGTCGTACAGGACCTGATCCTCCAGCCCCTGATACTGCTGCGGCAAGCGGGCGCGCATGGCGATCATGTGGCCCAGCGTGATGTCGGTGCCGTTGACGGTGGCAACGACGGTGCTGGCGTCCTGCGTCGCATCTTGGGCGAAGGCCGGCATGGCGGTGGACAGCGCCAGTAGGGCGGCGAGCGTGCGGAGTTTCGGCATCGTTGTGGTCCTTTCCAGCAAGGGCACACGGCACCTTGCGTTGACAGTCGTATAGGCGGCCCTTACATCGCCTGCAGCCTGTGCAGGGGCCTTGGTCTTGCCGTCTTCCTAGTCGGCGCCGACAGGCCGGGCAAGCAATCCCCCTCACACGATGATGTCAGGAGAAATGATGCTTGGTCTGGGTTCCGTCGCGCGCAAGATGTTCGGCACGCCGAACGACCGCAAGGTCAAATCGACCCGAGCGGTCATCGATCAGATCAACGCGTTGGAGCCCGAATTCGAGGCGATGTCCGACGACGCGCTGATCCGCAAGACGCATGAGCTTCGCGACGAGCTGCGCGCCGGCAAAACGCTGGACGACGTGCTGCCGCAAGCCTTCGCCAACTGCCGTGAGGGCGCGCGCCGCGCACTTGGTTTGCGCGCTTTCGACGTTCAGCTCATGGGCGGCATCTTTATGCACCAGGGCAACATCGCCGAGATGAAGACCGGCGAGGGAAAGACGCTGGTCGCGACCTTCCCGGCCTACCTGAACGCCCTGTCCGAAAAGGGCGTGCATATCGTTACCGTCAACGACTACTTGGCTCGTCGCGATGCGGAATGGATGGGCAAGGTCTTCGCCGCACTGGGCATGACCACCGGCGTCATCTACCCCCAGCAGCCCGAAGAAGAGAAGCGCGCCGCCTACGCCTGCGATGTGACCTACGCCACGAACAACGAACTCGGCTTCGACTACCTTCGCGACAACATGAAGGCCGAGCTGAACCAGATGATGCAGCGCGGGCACAACTTCGCCATCGTGGACGAGGTCGACAGCATCCTGATCGACGAGGCGCGCACTCCGCTGATCATTTCCGGCCCATCGGATGACCGCTCGGAGTTGTATCGCACCATTGATGCTGTAATCCCGCATCTGACCGAAGAGCACTACACGCTCGACGAAAAGACCCGGAACGTCACTTACACCGACGAGGGCAACGAGTTTCTTGAAGATCACTTGCTGAAGGCTGGCATTCTGCCAGAGGGCCAGACGCTCTATGACCCCGAGTCTACGACAATCGTCCACCACGTGAACCAGGGCCTGCGCGCCCACAAGCTGTTCACCAAGGACAAGGACTACATCGTCCGCGACGGCGACGTTGTGCTGATCGACGAATTCACCGGCCGCATGATGGCCGGGCGTCGCCTGTCCGACGGCCTGCATCAGGCCATCGAGGCGAAAGAGGGCGCGGACATCCAGCCCGAGAACGTCACGCTCGCCTCCGTCACGTTCCAAAACTACTTCCGTCTTTACAACAAGCTGTCCGGCATGACCGGCACCGCGCTGACCGAAGTCGAAGAGTTCGCGACCATCTACGGCCTGGGCGTCGTGGAAATCCCCACGAACCGCCCCATCGCCCGCGTGGACGAGCACGATGCCGTCTATCGCACCGCGCAGGAAAAATACGCGGCCATCGTCGAAGAGATCAAGGATGCGAACGCCAAGGGCCAGCCGGTTCTGGTCGGCACCACATCCATCGAAAAGTCCGAGTTCCTGTCGCAACTGCTCGAAAAAGACGGCGTGCCGCACAACGTTCTGAACGCGCGCCAGCACGAGCAGGAAGCCCAGATCGTCGCCGATGCGGGCAAGCCCGGTGCCGTCACGATCGCCACGAACATGGCCGGTCGCGGCACCGATATCAAACTGGGTGGCAACCTTGATTACAAGGTGATGGAAGCGCTC
Protein-coding sequences here:
- a CDS encoding bifunctional folylpolyglutamate synthase/dihydrofolate synthase, with product MAAPERGSDVILDRLMALHPKIIDLSLDRMRRLLAALDHPEKRLSPVIHIAGTNGKGSTQAMIRAGLEADGKAVHAYTSPHLARFHERIRVAGELVTEDALSGLLDRCEAANGGEAITFFEVTTAAALLAFAETPADYTLLEVGLGGRLDATNVIDPALCVITPVSIDHQQYLGDTLAQIAGEKAGILKRGVPCIVGPQEDDALDVIEARAERLGAPLRAYGQHWHVSEERDRLVYQDERGLLDLPLPILPGAHQIANAGAALAVLRELGASEEACEAAVTRAVWPARMQRLMQGPLVDAAPDAQIILDGGHNPAAGVAISATLARMPKRPTHLVCGMLNTKDVSGYLRPLAAHAESLTAVSIPGEANTLPAETTADAARGVGMKAQVAEDVLEAVKAIARDTPNARILICGSLYLAGRVLRENG
- the tsaD gene encoding tRNA (adenosine(37)-N6)-threonylcarbamoyltransferase complex transferase subunit TsaD — its product is MTPLILGIESSCDDTAAAVLRGRDILSTVVSSQTDLHADFGGVVPEIAARAHVEKLDLCVESALAQAGVGLHDLDAVAVTAGPGLIGGVMSGVMCAKGIAAATGLPLIGVNHLAGHALTPRLTDNVAYPYLMLLVSGGHCQFLRVDSAERFTRLGGTIDDAPGEAFDKVAKLLGLPQPGGPAVEAAARDGDPTAFRFPRPLLDRDGCDLSFSGLKTAVLRARDGALVNGALPSSVRADICAGFQAAVADVLAEKARRALLLCPDATAFAVAGGVAANGAVRTALEQVTPIPFLAPPLALCTDNAAMIAWVGSELFALGRRDGMDLPARPRWPLDEDAAPMLGSGKRGAKA
- a CDS encoding uroporphyrinogen-III synthase → MTRPLPAAQRFARMLRRAGATDPILFSPIIRIELTGQGALPAGTLVFTSENGVHAAAAMGALVGRDVIAVGPRTAASARAQGARVTVGSGDVQTLAEMLIAQAGGPFVHLHGAHVTGDLVGNLRAAGLQAAARVIYNQTPHALTEAARNALKSDRPSVLPLFSAKSAEWVAQDLAEQPSKTLMVALSAQVRESWPWSGAALVAERTEIGGMCAAVMQAVSGRTGEGE
- a CDS encoding COG4223 family protein, with protein sequence MSETETTETSQDTPSQASEPTATKSSGGGGSVLAVLLGGVLAGGIGYLAAYYTEFGLFQTGDADGSDEISTLIEEQIARLNDVESRLEGVGDTSAVDAVQSEVQSVNEQLGGLASRLEGIEGASGPDLTPLDERLSSLEEQIGQLSQQIGNPEATETDATQSQQLADLTSELDALSARIEEQSATLEEQTAAIEEARTAAQSEANRIAAQSAIAGIRTAIESGESYADSIGALESSSDMTAPEALSASAADGVATLASLQDSFPAASRDALSASVAETAGDSPVDRFGAFLRAQTNARSLGEREGDDPDAILSRAEARLSEGDLQATLTELQALPEEGRAAMSDWIERAQTREAAKSALSELSAS
- a CDS encoding heme biosynthesis protein HemY gives rise to the protein MLWSLIKVVVFFAIIGLLAVGAGQLLNADGSIRIAVANTEVTLGPLQAAIAAILLIVAVWITLKVLALIWALIRFLNGDETAVSRYFSRNREKKGLNALAEAMLALAAGEGKEAQAKAERAEKYLDRPDLTNLLIAQGAEMTGDTSKAEGVYKRLVQDDRTKFVGVRGLMKQQLQAGNSETALALAEKAFELKPKHEETQDTLLKLQAAKHDWAGARQTLGAKLKYGTLPRDVHKRRDAVLALSEAKDVVAEDSSIDVREKAIEANRKSPDLIPAAVMAARGYIRNNQERYATRVLKKAWEAQPHPDLAAAYADIAPNETPAQRVRRFSTLTRLKPDHPETKMLLAELQIANEDFPAARRALGDLATAQPTARAVTIMAAIERGEGADDAVVRGWLTRALTVSRGPQWVCDNCHTVHSEWGPICGNCGAFDTLSWTEPSEGTVAMPKQTEMLPLIVGQVEDKRTEVEDAEPVVVEEPKPDQTPAAAPVKHEEPAPDPAEEGVQTPPVSEDTHQDAVSVPEAEVIVPQDQRKEANSKAK
- a CDS encoding YrbL family protein, whose amino-acid sequence is MLDDVSPPLVLKVIDLEYEIARLSPAKRFIRKWMPLSHHRMMIREASHQGRVAIKAGPCAPKIPLPQFRGLVQTSRGPGAVWEALTADNGTLAPTLSEEITRLGSVETFLPQINRLLEQILAFGILVLDFHPGNVVVSGWEDGPELVLIDGFGRQHLVPIREVFPRLGRKRLFAQCEIFARKTGCKWDPVARKFVGKASSG
- a CDS encoding (deoxy)nucleoside triphosphate pyrophosphohydrolase, with amino-acid sequence MKIVLVSAVALIDRDGRVLLAQRPEGKSMAGLWEFPGGKVEPDERPEDALIRELQEELGIDTWASCLAPLTFASHAYDDFHLLMPLFACRKWEGTPQPQEGQALKWVHPRDMRDYPMPPADLPLIPILRDWL
- the argJ gene encoding bifunctional glutamate N-acetyltransferase/amino-acid acetyltransferase ArgJ — translated: MPTLSPLAPASFPDLPVIDGVRFASVAAGVRYKGRTDVMLALCDPGTVVAGVFTRSSTRSANVLDCEAKIGGDGDGAAIIVNSGNSNAFTGKAGDESVARICAAVAGRTGLDRNRVFTSSTGVIGERLPDDRITGALDDLMNGLAPNGISGAAQAIMTTDTFPKGSVQEVQIDGQTVRIAGIAKGSGMIAPDMATMLVYIFTDAKIERALLQDMVSALNDRTFNCITVDGDTSTSDTLLMAATGRSAAVTARGGAFEDALHAVMLDLSHQVVRDGEGATKFVEVAVTGADSDADARKVASSIANSPLVKTAIAGEDPNWGRIVMAVGKSGAKADRDRLSIRFGDIEVARDGWVSPDYAEEKGAAYMKAQDLVICVDMGLGDGTATMWTCDLTHAYIQINADYRS
- a CDS encoding peptidylprolyl isomerase, which translates into the protein MPKLRTLAALLALSTAMPAFAQDATQDASTVVATVNGTDITLGHMIAMRARLPQQYQGLEDQVLYDGILEQLVQQTALGAQADGLSTRGELTIENERRALVAGEVIQRLAADAVTEEQVQAAYDAEYGGVEPTTEYNASHILVETEEEAQALIEELDGGADFAELAIANSTGPSGPSGGELGWFGAGAMVGPFDAAVQEMEVGAVAGPVETQFGWHVIKLNDTREEAVPSLEEVRADIEGQLQIEAIEGLATSAVEDAEMTEAETEIDPAIIRNDALLD
- the secA gene encoding preprotein translocase subunit SecA: MLGLGSVARKMFGTPNDRKVKSTRAVIDQINALEPEFEAMSDDALIRKTHELRDELRAGKTLDDVLPQAFANCREGARRALGLRAFDVQLMGGIFMHQGNIAEMKTGEGKTLVATFPAYLNALSEKGVHIVTVNDYLARRDAEWMGKVFAALGMTTGVIYPQQPEEEKRAAYACDVTYATNNELGFDYLRDNMKAELNQMMQRGHNFAIVDEVDSILIDEARTPLIISGPSDDRSELYRTIDAVIPHLTEEHYTLDEKTRNVTYTDEGNEFLEDHLLKAGILPEGQTLYDPESTTIVHHVNQGLRAHKLFTKDKDYIVRDGDVVLIDEFTGRMMAGRRLSDGLHQAIEAKEGADIQPENVTLASVTFQNYFRLYNKLSGMTGTALTEVEEFATIYGLGVVEIPTNRPIARVDEHDAVYRTAQEKYAAIVEEIKDANAKGQPVLVGTTSIEKSEFLSQLLEKDGVPHNVLNARQHEQEAQIVADAGKPGAVTIATNMAGRGTDIKLGGNLDYKVMEALAADPDGDADAIRARIEAETAADEEKVKEAGGLYVLATERHESRRIDNQLRGRSGRQGDPGRSAFFLSLEDDLMRIFGSERLDNVLQKLGMKEGEAIVHPWVNKSLERAQAKVEGRNFDIRKQLLKFDDVMNDQRKVIFAQRREIMETDDLGEIAQDMRHQVVDDLVDQYVPAKTYADQWDGEGLYVAVLEGLNLDLPIKAWIEEDGVDDQVIRERLYEASDKMMDEKAAGFGPENMRQIEKQVLLQTIDGKWREHLLTLEHLRSVVGFRGYAQRDPLNEYKNESFQLFETMLDSLRSDVTQKLAQIRPLTEEEQQKMIAQIQAQRSQVQAAAEPQPEQGVAQAEAAAPGFVEADPETWGNPGRNDLCPCGSGKKFKHCHGQLA